From Punica granatum isolate Tunisia-2019 chromosome 1, ASM765513v2, whole genome shotgun sequence:
taatttctaatatatataatttccttttttaccaaaacaaaaaaagacaCATACAAAATGATTGGTCATCTGTTGACTGACTCCTATGTACGACCAATCGACTCCGGCTCAAAAGCGGgagtaataatttttttaaaaaaaaaggaaaatgcaacttttttttaaaaaaaatattttccataGAGAAATGATTGATTGCAAATGAAATTTGATAGCTTCAGAAGGAAAGCGTTATTCTTTTCTCATTGATTGTTCCATGGAAGATTCTTTTAATCAGTCCTTTTGTCCCAGAAAGTCAACCCCAGTGATTCCGGCATGCTTCCTTCAACTCCTTTTTACCTTCTGAAGCCTCTTTTATCTCATCTTATCGTAACTTTTATGGACCATTAGTCGCTCCTAAGAAGACAAATGTTGCTTTcggttaaaaaattttatagacATCTAACGTGAGGTTGCCCTCAAAATCTTATTGAGAAATCATTTCCACTGAGCAATAGTCTATTCGGTTTGAAGTCGAGCAGATCTTGGCTAAGTCGAACTAAGCCCGCAAGTGAACTGACGCAACGGTgccctcttttttttgttttattttattttattgttaagAACTAGTTCTATGTCTGATCCAATTCAAAAAAACACCGAGATTGCGGCTAGAAACAGGCTAACAGCCATCATCATCTTTCAATCTTTCTTATTTTGGCCAGAGACTGTTCTTTATCATTTCCATTTTGTAATCCTGACAAtggaattattatttttaatccaACAACATTGACATgatgtttaaaaaaattgatttttttgaaaaaatttaaaatttaagtaaTCTCAGATATTATGTatggaaataattttttattgaatcaTCTGCATGACGTGTAACCAGATTAATATGTCCCCACAACTTTTTAAATATTCAcgtaaatttaaaaattaatcggCGGAAATTCAGAAATCCGTTGTTattagagaagaaaaaaaaaagtgaggaTGAGAAACTCGTTGAAAACATGCTCTCTCGAAAGAGAGCCGGTTCACATTTGCCAACTAGGACCCCATGTGCTCTGccccaataataataataataataatattcccAACCCTTGAGGGGCTTTCTTGTAATTTTGTTTCAGGCATATATCATAGTCTTGTCTGGGCCTTCATCAGGTGTGAACACAAGGATACTCTTACGTCCCCCGTCAAGGAACCTACTTTAACTGCCTCACCAATATTCTCTCCTTTTCATCTTTTATATGGTGCAAAATTCCAACAAAAAGATAGtgatatttgataaattaaatgcataaaacttaattaattaaaaaattatataagaaTATGAGAGGAATAGAAAAATGAGAATAAATTTTGTGAGATGTTAAGGGCattaattaccaaaaaataatttatttcattaagtcaatttttttacttattcattAAGTGATTTCTAATGTGATGAttaaacataatatatatatatatatatttttttgttataagagGAGACTTATGAActtaatataacataataaaaattttaataactaataaatgaatGTGGATAGTCTTACGACGATTATTTACCAGGAGAAAGCGTGCGTCATGCGCCATTGTGCTACATCCTCTTTTGATACTGATAAGTATTAACCCTCGTCATTTCTCTCTATAATTCACTCTCTTATAATTAActtataactaatttttaagtacttatttgATCAAGTTGGAACTAACACATCTTGACCGTACAAACTACtaaatacataaattaaaCTACTAAGTACTTGAATTGGAAGTATCAAATATATTACCGTGAGTTGTTGTCATGTTGAACAAACCCATTAAAATCCTCTAATTGTCAGTTTTGAGGAAGGTCAATGAGCAGGGTAATAGATAGATGAAAGGCCAAAAAAGGGACGTAAAAACGACATTGGTGAGAATCACACCCCAAATCCCTTCATTCCGAGTTAAGAGAGCATTTCTGCAGTATACGCCTTTTCACATTGCCATGCGGGAGAGAAAAAAGAGGTaaaaggccaaaaaaaaaaaaatttggggcGGAAAGCAAAAAGGTTGGGTATGGAAGTTTCATCTTCCTTTCTGGCACAGCAGTCGTATCCTCTGTGGTTGGCACCGATCTGCAGATGAATTGTTTTGGGGGCTCGACTCGATTTCCACTTATGGTAGACAATAGATATATGTTTGACAAGAggaaatggaatggaatgaaaAGAAAACGCAAGATTCTTTTTTCCACTCCATTCATTATTTGATTGCACTTATTGTCATTCCCCTCGATTATAATGATTACTCTTTTCAACTTTAGTGAAAAGAACATTCTGTCCAAAAACTTAGGAATATATTCCACCAATCCAACAAACTGAAACAACAATATGAAGAGATTAATATGCATGTTATATTGTTTAGAATAACATCTTAAAAAGGTGTAATGTATTATATTTAATCATATTCCATCATGCGTCTTATATTAATTCAGAATCAGTATTTTTCCCCCAAGTTCATTATATTCCATTCAACTAAACTCATTTCattacatttcatttcattctaCCGTATTCAATGGGGTTTATAGATCAGAGAAAAACATAGgttcattaaaatttttttaaaagaatgtCGTCATATATACATTTCTTCCTAACTGAAGAAGATGGTGTAGATCAATTTCCATCACCCATACAGGAAGGAGATCGATCAGGACGGCGGACAAAATCAAACTTTACCAGTCATCATAGTGGTGCTGACGCTGAAACTCAGTCTTGGAGGTCAAACAATTGGAATTAGATCTGTAGAAATATGGGGTGAGTCGGATCCAATATACTCACATTAGTCTAAATAGATTTCAACCCCCCTGACTTCTGCACGAATGCATGACATAACCGAAAGCACACACCTGAAGGAAACCAAAATGCGTAGCAAATCACCCAGACTTCTACATGAAAGTTTGAGAAATGAATGATTAGACATAGAATGAGAAGTGGAAGGGAAACACACAATCTCAAGTTGAATGCTTCAATGACAATGATGCAcagcatacatatatattgaattgCCTAAAGTTTTGAAGGGAAGTTTTTCGACTTGTGATGTTAGATGAGTACAAACTGTCTAGTTGCCAGGTTGTAATATTCGCGGAGTTGGCAAAGGCATCAAGGCGCCATGAAAATATGTCTTTGGCATGCCACCAACATGATCAAATCCATTGAGCTATTATTCACAAGTGCACTTACTGGGGCAAAAGGGATCAAGTGAGGGATTTTCCAGCCCATTCCCGGTGCCTCCGCTTCTCCTTGGCTTGCATTCGGTTGAATTTTTCCTTCCCCTTCTCCAAGAGTGGGTCGACCACAACATAATCATTTGGATCCTCTTTTCGAGACATTCGATCCTGCAACATCATCCAACAGAACATTTGTATTAATTTCAGGAAAGAGCTTTCCTCCCAATTCCCGTTATTCATCTCTTATGACAACAGAGGCAGCATGTCAACATGTGAAAATCTTACAACAGTTTAGTAGTTTCAATTAATCTTAGAGGTTTCAGCTAATAATGTAATTCCTTCAAGTGGCTTGTGTTCATTAATGAATTGAATCCACACATAATGCAATTTCCATTCAATCATGCTTAAAATGAATAATGTCAACTAGAATTACTGGACATAAAGCCACCAAAATCAGCAAAGTGGAATGTCTAACTCTCTAGGAAATTAATTCTCACTTTTAAAGCCACaaccaaaattttttttttccctaagtttcttgaagaactggaaaattttctaaaattaacgAGGTCATATGTGGTTCTGTTCTGGCAAAAAATGATGATCTCCTCAGATGTCAATGATAAGAgctctaaatttttttttgggggggggggggggggggtggggggcgACAGGCGAGGGGAAGAAAAAGCCAACCTTTCCAGGCTCAGCTGCAAACTTCAAGTGCACTTCTCTCCAGTCAGATAAATCCTCATCATCTGCTCCACCTGCCGCTACTGGTTTGCCGAAAGTAGACGCCTTGAAATTTTCAAGCTTGGCTAATACCTGTAACAAGGGGAGGGacagaaataaaaaataaaataaaaaaggagagagagagagagagagataagaaCAAGCAGAGATTTGTAAATGTGATATGCCAGTTGATCCAGAAGCTTAGAGTAGATGGCAACTTCGGAGTGATGTGGTGccatttctctgttttttttttcaattaaaaagaagaaaaaaaacagtaaGGGGACACTAACAGGAGATGGGTGTCTTGTCTAACAAGTAGCAGAAGTTGATGTCTGTGAGGTAAACTATAGGATGTTCAGATGGAATTGACAATATTTCTTATAAATATATGCTTCAAGAGTACATGTCCGAAAAATACATAGTTACTCCATTAAATGTATGAGGAAATTGAAGAAGGTGCAGGCAGGCAATTTAACACTCCCATGTTTTTCCTGAAGTAGTTCCATCAACCAGACAATGGTTTTGGTATACACACTAAAAGTTATTGCCGATCTTCTGATCTAAAAAATATAGGTTTCCAGACATTTGGAAAGGTAATCAACTTTTTCAACAGAATTAAGTCCTCAAAATAGATAAGGGCATCATCTCATACCTCATCTTCACGTCCCCGGAGCCTCCGCTTCTTCTGCTTATTCAATTGTCTCCCTCGCTCAGCTTCACTCAACAGCTGCAGATCTGCATCAGCATTAGCCATGACTTCAGCTCTTGCTTCTGATCCTattccctttttcttcaagGAAAGCTTCTCCACCCTTGGCTTATTGCCACCATCACTATCAAAATCGCTCCTGGTAATATATGATATAAGAAGTTGTCACATAATTGAACAAATCAGACAACTAATATGAGACTGAAACGACTACGAGTACACCAATGAGAAATGATCTACGTATGATAACATGGCTTGTTTCCCAACAGGTGATATCAGTTCAAGCTAAATAAGATATATCAACTCCTGTCAACATTCTTGCACGGATGAGAGACACAACAGACTTGAACATGAGTGCTATCTTAATACAAAGTTCTCGAGGGACCACTCTAATCATGGAACCACAAATTCTAACAATGTCTAACACCATAATGAGATTATTATAACCCTCAAGCTGTGATTAAACATCTATATACATGTAAATAGATAAAGGAGCTCCAAATTGAATGTCAGAGCAAGCTCATTTAATTAAACAACTTCATAAGCAGGCAACAAAGCATGCAATCTGCAAATAGCCGATGGACCACTAAGTTTACCTGGGAGCAGATGATTCACGCTCCTTCCGACTAGAACTTCCTGCAATTTAACAGACATTTCTGATATGAGTGATGAAGTATGCATGAAGAATGATAATAAAAGTTAACAAGCACTTTAAAGGAATACATGCCATGCCGCACATATAATGCGACAGAATACAATCCAATCTGGCAAAGTCATAAATTTAGTGCCCGCCTTCTTTTTAAGCACTAATGCTTCATGATTCGTGAGGAAGATTTCATAAACAAGCACCCAGGATGAAAATAATACCAACACTTTTAAAAACTTACAGAAAGTTATCTCTAAATTTCACATTAATATTGTTCAAGTATACACGCATTACTAAAGATCCTTCTGAATTTATTTGCTGCCAAGTGTTAGCATAATTGAAACTCATCTCAACTTACACCAAGCAAGCATCTTATCATGATTGTCTTTAGGGTCCCCATAATTCAGTAGCAAAGAATTTCATTTTCTGCGACTAGAAGAACCTTTTAACCGCAAAACCCATAGCTGAACCACAAGCTGAATGAATGATGATGACTTTATACCATTAGGAAGCTTTGGCTTTGGCTTTGGCTTTGGTGGAAGATCACCCAGCTCCTTCCTTTTTTCAAGTATTTGCCGAAGCATTCGAGCATCAAAGCTGgcttcatcctcatcatcatctgcATCATTCTTTGCAGATGAATGGGGAAAATCATCTCCAAACTCTTTTTGCAACTGTTCTTTCTTTGAGCTCAATGCTTCTCTGACGGATAACTGGACATCCCTCGTTGCTTTGGCTTCGCTTGGCTCCTGAATGATATTAACAAGATCAGTTTTATTTAACTTATTTATGTAACTCTGTCGATACAATAAAATCAGCCCATCTACAGAAGTCACAAGATCTTGATACAAGTCCAACTCCTAAAAAAGCATAAATAAGGCTCCACATAAGATCTTGAATGAAGTCAGGTCGTTTTCCCCAAAAGTTATAGTATTTTGCAAAGAAGCTAAAACCTGTATTCTCAAACAAATTACggaataaataattttgatgTGCCAGTCTTGGTCAAGGTGATAAAGCAAGCTGCTTCTGCTTACTGATTCTTTTATTGGCGCTTCTTCCTTTAGGAGGCGAGGATCATCAAGAACATCATGACTACTCCTGATCTTGATCCTCTGAGCCGCTAATTCCTTCTTGTCCTcttcagcttcttctccaAAAGAAAGTAGATTCAGCTTCCTGCATTAAATCCCAAAATTAATCTTTCAGGAGGACTGGAGAAGCAAACAGAAGCAAGGGCTATCATTTCAACAGCACCTTTAGGTAAAGTTTTTGAACATTAAAGATGACCGGGAGCTTATCTTACTTTACACCTTTCTGCTTAGTTTGTTTCTTTTCTGTCTCAGCTGCTGGTTGAGCAGCAGGTCTTGCGGGTGCTCTAGGAACAAtatcttcaaaaggattccaTAGTACCTAAATTAGCATTTCAAGAGCAAAATGATCAAGAGATTTCTTGTGAATATAAAACTAAGTagttgaaaaataagaaaaagaaagaaagccaTCAGTAGATCCAATTACAAGATTAACATAAAGAGGATTGACATGCTTCAGTGTTACTAGTGCCTAGGAAAGTATTAAAGAGAGAGGTCCCACAGTTAGGTGGCATCGACCGATTTGGTCACAACCTTGTACCCCAagacattcattcatttcttgGTTAGCGATTCACAAGAGGCTCTCAACTTTAGACAGAAAAGCTAAATGGCAATCTGGGCTGAGTATGACTTGTGTTCTATGTGGAGAGACTGAAGAAAATAAGGATCATCTATTTTTTAGTAGTCACTTCTCTCGTGGGATTTGGAAAACTATCCTCAGAATGACTGGTATAAGCACAGGAGGAGGGGATTGGAGCTTTGAGCTCAATTAGGCAATTAGAAGACTAAGAAGCAAGTCCTTACGTGTGGCCATTGCTAGGCTAGCATGACATGCACACATTTACTTTGTTTTGGAAGCTCGCAATGAATTCATCTATGCTGCTACTGATCCCTCATGAGACAAAACTCTCTCCTGCATCAAAGCTTCAGTCAAGTACAGACTGATTGGAATGAAGGATCCGCAGAAGAGAGCTCTTCAAGGACAGCAGCAGAGCTTATTGGAGATCTGGGATATGCCCCAGTAATTGATGTAAAATGTTATGTGTTTCTTTGGCTTGTGGACTTCAACAGTACAGTTTGATGCTTTAGAGCTCGACTTGTGATCTAAAAGCCTGTTTGTACTATGGTTTTTCGGCCAATAAAGAGAGCAAAGCCTTATGTACCGAAAAGAAAGATTGACATGATCCGTGACAGTTATATTAATTCTAAGCATTTTCCACCAATAATTCGGCAAAATTTTCAAGAAGGTTGATAACAAAATAAGATATATCATACAGAACATTCTGTAAGCCAAGCAGAGAAaataaagatataaatatgATGCATGATAAGGAACCTACCTCCACAGAAATTATTTTTGGCGGCGGATCCAATGGCCGATCGTTATCGTCAGTTTCAAGCTCAGCTAGTCGACTGAGATTGAAGATTGAATCTCCAGTTACctggaaagaagaaaatgggTATATCAGAACACCAAAACTGCAGGTAAAGAAAGTTCATTACTGCAATGTTGATCCCTACCTTCCCAAAAATAGTATGTTTGCGGTCAAGCCAGTCACACCGATCCAACGTTATAAAGAACTGACTCAAATTTGAATTCAGTTTGCCAGCATTAGCACACGCCACTAAGCCTCGGTGCTTGAATCTTAGACGCGAATGATATTCATCCGCGAAAGGACTGCCATAAATGCTTTCACCACCTGAAATTGTGagcaaaattattatcatcCAAAGAAACAAGCACTTTCTATCAGGATAGCTCAACTCGCCCCAGGATCATGGAATTTTCAACAAGAATTCTAGCTAATCCACAGGCCAAAAAAACACTAGCTCTAGATATTCATGTTTAGCTCCTCCTAGAGAGTCTCCAACTCAAAAATAATTCTCGATGGTTACAACCTATATAGTTAGTTACCCAGTTTTGTCCAATAAGTCTCCAGCCGCTATCCTTACATCTATGAAGAACAAAATCATGCAATTCAACAAAGATTTACCGCCATTATCAGCTACTATCCAAAAGAAATACCACTAAACCTCAAGCAGAATCGTAACCAGAAAGGGTGAATCATCATATTTGCCGGATATGTCAATGCAAAGGAAACTCTTTTAACACATTTCACTGAAGTGCGAGAGAGATTGTCTCACCCTCATTGCTCAAACCGCCACCTCTTTACCGAGAATGAGGAATTCAAACATCTCGAATGGTATTAATAAGTATAAGCAAAACAGTTTATCATTCTCTCATACATGAATTGAAATGATCCCAAATGTGCCCTGCGCTGATCCCAAACGCAACATCTTGCTGCCATCATTCATCCAATTAACTCCGAACAAGGGGAAGAGCAAGTTCCGCGCTTCCAAATTGACCAATTCACTCACCAACACTAGACTTTACacgggagagagagagagagagagagagtggtgACCTGTGCCGGAGCCGGTGGGATCGCCGCCCTGGACGAGGAAGTCCTTGATGATGCGGTGGAAGATGGTGTCGTCGTAGTAGCCCTCGAGGCAGAGCTGGACGAAGTTCCTGACGGCCTTGGGCGCCTCCTTCGGCCAGAGCTCAATGTCCAGGGGCCCGTGCGTTGTGTTTAGGACCACCTTCCCTTTAGTCGGCGGTTCCAACACGTACACCGTCGACATCCTCTATCACTAGGCCAGTCCGTAGGCGTTTCTCCGACGATTGCTGCACCCCGGGAATCTCCCCTGCTGCTTCTCTCCGTCGATCACTGGCTTTGCTTTGGGGGTAAGAGAAGGAGAGAGTGGATTGATtgggaattaattttttctttttctcttcattGTATCGGGCTTGAGGAGCTTTGGGCCGGGCCAAGTCCCGGTTTTTTATTGGTCTTGGCCCGTGTCCATACtccttttaagtttttttcttCCCCACCTCCAGTAAaccatcaatttcgtcccacTCATGCAAGTTGTATCAATTGAGTCcctgaaaaaaaatgttacatcaatttggtatatatggtcacatcaatttcgttcatgattacatcaatttaatcaTTGGTCAGATCAATTTCGTCCTTAATCACatcaattttgtttttgatcacatcaatttagtctttAGTCACATCAAATCCATCCCTTTGTTAAATCTATCTTTAGTACCGGACAAAAAACaatatttatatcaattttgtcATTGTGTGTCACTGTTCACTtatttttttgcttaaatttgaaattgcaTTAATTTATTCCTTTTTTACCCTCTTTAATCACTCCTTCTcgtctctcgctctctctttgctctctctctctctctttctctctccctctctctctctcataacTCTCTTTAAGCGTGAGCGGCGCGACACCGGTTTTGTGTTGGAGAAGAAGATTAGTTTCGCGCTAGAGCACTGTCTGTTCGATCATGGGTGGAGACTTTAGATTTGTTCGCAAGCCAAGGCATGTCCCTTACTAACTCCCACTAGCTATTGTTTTAAGCGAAAAAAGATGACATTTTTATTGGTAATCAGAATAGTGTATGTTACAATTTGGTTACTATGTCTATGTATTCAAATTTTGTGAGTTGGGACATTGCCTTAGCCAACGTTGTAgggtttttctaatttttggtTTATGTGGTCTGTGGCAGTAGAAGCATATTTAGGACAATGGATGTGGTTATGCATCACGGTGGAAGGTTTGTTAGGGACCCCATGTTGCGATATAAAAGTGGTATAGTAGAAATGAAGAAGGAcgaatatataaataagttCACTGCTGCAAAGGCTTTTATACATGCTTGGGAATAAATATAGAACCAAATGCACTGCTTGCTTCTATAAAAATCCAATCTTTAGTGATTTGGATGTTGGGCTTGAGCCTCTAGCTAGTAATAATGATGATGCAAGATTGTTGTTTAATATACTTGCAAAAGTTATTGAGCCCTATATGAAGGTTCACTTGTACTTTGAGCACAATATAGTAGATGTCGCTAAAGAAGTTTCCTTAAATGAGGTTAGAGAGCTTGAGAGAAAGAGAATGCAAGATGAAGGCCATCAGGGAGAGGAAGGTGAtcaggaagaagaaggtgaTCAGGGAGAGAAAAGCTCAGATGATGACACTGCAAATGACAACACCTCTAAGTTGGGACCACATGACAATAGTTCAGACGAGTTTGATGAGGGAAGAGTTGAATTAGGTAGAGGTGAAGGAATAGAAGGAGGTGAAGGTGGAATGCAATGAGATGAAGGAAGCACATAGTTTAGGAAGAGAATGAAGAGAAAATGCAATGTGAAATCTAACTATTCAAACTCCAAAAATAACTCCAAATCcattaataaaaaaggatATAAGAGCAAAAGAAGGTTCAAAGACAGGACTGCTGCTGATAGGGAAAACATGTTTGCAAGTACTTTTAGCTCTGCATAGGAGATGAAAGTAAGTAGTGCAGATGAAACATACATAGTTCATGTTACATCCTCAGCTGCTGCTGGTGCATCCATATTTGCTGCTAACCTTGAAGAAGAGTAGATATGTGAGAGTTATGAAACAAATGAGTTGAAGTCAATCCATGATGAAGATTCATAAGACGAGAGTATCAAGTATCCATGTTTCAATCAAGAAGATTATCAGTGTTGTTATCACTAAGTCAATGGAGTTTGAGAGTTTGGAGCAATTCAAGAATGTTGTGAGAGATTTGAATATCTCTATTAAGAGAAGTTGaatttgtgaaaaatgatAGTGAGAGGGCCATGGTAGTGCGTGTTGAGAGGGATGTAGACAGTGAGGGTAAGGGATGTCCTTGGGCTATACTGTACTCAGAGAACAATGCAACTAAAGTCTTCAAGGTGAAgacttttttactttgaacACGCATGTGCTAGAAAGATGACCAATAAGCATGCAACAAGGGAGTGAATAGACCTTAAATTAGTCCCACTTATTA
This genomic window contains:
- the LOC116187818 gene encoding peptidyl-prolyl cis-trans isomerase CYP57 codes for the protein MSTVYVLEPPTKGKVVLNTTHGPLDIELWPKEAPKAVRNFVQLCLEGYYDDTIFHRIIKDFLVQGGDPTGSGTGGESIYGSPFADEYHSRLRFKHRGLVACANAGKLNSNLSQFFITLDRCDWLDRKHTIFGKVTGDSIFNLSRLAELETDDNDRPLDPPPKIISVEVLWNPFEDIVPRAPARPAAQPAAETEKKQTKQKGVKKLNLLSFGEEAEEDKKELAAQRIKIRSSHDVLDDPRLLKEEAPIKESEPSEAKATRDVQLSVREALSSKKEQLQKEFGDDFPHSSAKNDADDDEDEASFDARMLRQILEKRKELGDLPPKPKPKPKLPNGSSSRKERESSAPRSDFDSDGGNKPRVEKLSLKKKGIGSEARAEVMANADADLQLLSEAERGRQLNKQKKRRLRGREDEVLAKLENFKASTFGKPVAAGGADDEDLSDWREVHLKFAAEPGKDRMSRKEDPNDYVVVDPLLEKGKEKFNRMQAKEKRRHREWAGKSLT